The DNA window NNNNNNNNNNNNNNNNNNNNNNNNNNNNNNNNNNNNNNNNNNNNNNNNNNNNNNNNNNNNNNNNNNNNNNNNNNNNNNNNNNNNNNNNNNNNNNNNNNNNNNNNNNNNNNNNNNNNNNNNNNNNNNNNNNNNNNNNNNNNNNNNNNNNNNNNNNNNNNNNNNNNNNNNNNNNNNNNNNNNNNNNNNNNNNNNNNNNNNNNNaattgagggacttgagcaaaaatctgattcagaggctgaaaaggactacagatgctgttggattctgacctccctgcacttgaagtggattttctgtagctacagaagcccaattggcgcgctcttaacggcgttggaaagtagacatcctggactttccagcaatgtataatagtccatactttgcccaagatttgatggtccaaaccggcgttccaaatcagctcaaaactgcccgccggaactggcacaagaatgggagttaaacgcccaaactagcacaaaagctggcgtttaactccaagaagagtctctacggcacaaaagctggcgtttaactccaagagaagtctctacacgaaaatgcttcaatcctcagcccaagcacacaccaagttggcccggaagtggatttttatgtcatttactcatctttgtaaaccttaggctactagttctttataaataggaccttttactattgtattttcatcttggtagctatccttgttcttatgctatcttagatcattggaaggctggccattcggccatgcctagaccttgttcttatgtattttcaacggtggagtttctacacaccatagatctatggtattctgagtaggattcaatgattgaatgactgtgacgagcttcaaactcctgaaggctgggcgttagtgacagacgcaaaagaatcaatggattctattccaacctgattgagaaccgacagatgattagtcgtgccgtgacagggtgtgttgaacattttcactgagaggatgggaggtagccactaacaacggtgaaaccctacatacagcttgccatggaaaggagtaagaaggattggatgaagacagtagaaaagtagagagacggaagggacatagcatcttcatacgcttatctgaaatttccaccaatgaattgcataagtatctctatctttatctttatattttattcatcatccataaccatttgagtttgcctgactaagatttacaagataaccatagcttgcttcataccaacaatctctgtgggatcgacccttactcgcgtaaggtttattacttggacgacccagtacacttgcaggttagttgtgcgaagttgtgataaagagttgagattacaattgtgcgtaccatgttgatggcgccattgatgatcacaatttcgtgcaccagtctgGCATCTTCTCAAGAAGGTTGTGTTGAATAATGGCACTGCATTCCTTGGTTAATACCACtgtttcttgttccttccatttcctCTTGTTGGTCAacaattctttcataaatttagcatagagaggcatttgctccagaGCCTCTGCAAAGGGAATGTTGATCTGTAGCTTCTTGAAGACATCTACAAATTTAGAGAACTGCTTTTCTTTGGAAGCCTTCTGAAGCCTCTGAGGGTATGGCATTTTCGGCTTAtattcaggagcctttggcaaggTAGGATAAGTGTAAAGAGAATCAGGGAAAGGATTGTCTGCACGCTTAGTTGGTGTGTGCTCGacatcttccttcttctcctctggggattctttttcaactaattcttCATTGGCCTTGGTCTCAGAACCAgttactttaccacttctcactgaataaccttgcagtctcctcttgggttcaccactgtatcacctgGAAATGTGCTTGCAGACCTCTCAAGTAATTGCTTGCTTATTTGGCCCATTTGCATTtttaagtttctaatggaggctctggtttcctgcacgAAACTCATTatcatctcccaattagaatcttcCTTGGATTTAGAGTTTGCCTGATCAGGTGGTTGTTGCTGTTGAGCCTGAAATTGGCGGTTATTGTAATTATTCTGTTAGAAGCtgccctgagaattattgttaaaattctgaggtctctgagattggtctctccacccaaaatttgggtgattcctccatccttGATTGTAGGTCTTAGAATAAGGATCATTGTTGGGATTTCTAGTagcactccccatgtaattgacctgttcagaaGAAGCCTGAGCATAATCATAGTTATCATTCTGCACAAAATTACCTGTCATGTCATAAGAGGCTTCTTGAGGGgaattttgggtgttgatagctgagacttgcatgcgaCCCATCTATTGAGTAAGaagatttatttgctgagacataagcttgttctaagcaagaatagcattaagagttTCCACTTCCAtgactcccttcttctgaggagcctcagagttcacaggattcctgttagaggagtataaatattggttgctagcaaccaattcaataagctcaatagtctccttcggtgtcttcttcttgtgcaatgaaccttctgcagaattatctaagcacattttggacatttcacccaagccttcataaaataTGTCTATTTgtgtccatttggagaacatgtctggagggcattgcctagtcagtagcttgtatctctcccaaacTTCATataaccaccttgttccaagtatccaaactgtGCTTGGGTTGAAAATCTAGCCATAgttttgctccatccctcagagcaaatgggaagagcatTAGTTTGTACACATCTGGGTTCACTCtgtttgtcttcacagtatcacaaatctgcagaaaACTTGAAAtgaattgatttgggtcttcgtggggaagaccatgatactgacagttttgttgcaccagggtgaccagttgaggcttaaac is part of the Arachis duranensis cultivar V14167 chromosome 1, aradu.V14167.gnm2.J7QH, whole genome shotgun sequence genome and encodes:
- the LOC127748410 gene encoding uncharacterized protein LOC127748410 yields the protein MGRMQVSAINTQNSPQEASYDMTGNFVQNDNYDYAQASSEQAQQQQPPDQANSKSKEDSNWEMIMSFVQETRASIRNLKMQMGQISKQLLERSASTFPVRSGKVTGSETKANEELVEKESPEEKKEDVEHTPTKRADNPFPDSLYTYPTLPKAPEYKPKMPYPQRLQKASKEKQFSKFVDVFKKLQINIPFAEALEQMPLYAKFMKELLTNKRKWKEQETVVLTKECSAIIQHNLLEKMPDWCTKL